AATGAGAACATTCTGTCCTTCTTAAATCTGTCTTTTCcaatggaaatatttcacttGAATTAATAAGTTTTACTGACAACTAGAGGAATAATCTGGTTttggctatttttttctttcttggtgcTGTTACTGCAGAGCCTTACATACTCGGAACAATAAAACCGGGAAAAGTCACATGGCAAGAGGATCCACGTTTCCAAGAGAGCAGTtctgaggatgatgatgagCCTGAGACATCAGAAATTGAAAAGGACAAAGAAATGCAAGTTCCTTTCGTATTGGTTGTCTGCTTGCCTGTAGTACTTGGATGCTGTGGGAATATTAATAGTAGTACTCAGGGAATGGGAGAGTGAGATTGAACAGCTCTGAGCAATTAAAGTCTCCTCTTGGAAAACCATTCATGCTGCCCAGGGTGAAACTTCAGAGCAACCCATTTGGTGTGAAGTTGAATATGGAAAGAGAGAAGTTGAGCACAAGAAATGAAGTGGGTCCTTTTGGTTTGACCAACCCCAAAGTGTGTTTGGCCAAAAGCCAAAGgcacagttttctttttaaaagggtGATTTTTTCATAGAAGGCTGTATTTGGTTCCTATGGGTTAAGCTTTTCAATGTATACCATTTCTCTGAAGCACTATAGCTTTAATTAATGTTCATGGAATCTGACAGTACCTTTTAGGATGCTAAAATCCCTTTGTACTTGTCTAGGTTTCTTGCTTTACCACACACAGAAAGTCctagatttttcttcttctccaaaGATGATGAACGCCTAAGAGGTACGACTGAAATTCTTCACCATCTTTTGTAAcgttttttccttttaaaatcttaatGGAATTGAGCAGCACAATCAGAAGTGTTTAACCTTATGCACTGGTTCTTTATTTTGTGCAGAGGGCCCAAAGTTATTTTGTAGATCAATAGAGCTGAGTGAAGAAAAAGAGGGTTGGGAAGAGAGACGTGGATTATTGCTTGAGGTGAGTATGTAAGGTCAGTTGCCTGGTAACTGTGGCTGAAAGCTGAGCACGGGGAGGGAACACAGCTATGAATGTGCATGCAAAACAAGTTCAGATCTGTGAGATGAGCCTGAAGTTTGTAATTATCAGGACACAAAAAAGTTCCTTAGTATACTGGTGTGTATAACATCACGTTGTGATGTCCAGTCAGGTAAACCACTAAATCTCTGTATGTTACAGGAGCAGCTACTTAACTATATGTAAAGAGAAACAGTGAATTTAGAGATTTCTCCTAATGTTGGATTTTCACAATTTTCAGGAATGCCGGAAGAAGCACAAGGATGCCAAAAGAAAAGTGAGAGCAAAACAATAAATTTCTTTTAGTGATCAAACCTTTTTCTGGTTATTCTTTGGAGTAGGAGCCAAACAAAGTTAGTTTGAAAATCCTGTCAAAGATCTAACAGGAAAAGATATTGGCAAACCCAGGTAGGCAGCGTTTCCAAGCTGGGGCTGATGGTCTTGGGCTctgagcaggcacaggcaggcTCCACACCTGACtgtccagccaggctggggccaTTGAGCTGTGGCTCATGCCTGGGGGCTGTAAAGGCCATCAGGAATGCCCCCTGGCCAGTCCAGAGCAGTGCCCCCAGccctccaggagagcaggggctCTGCCAAGCCGAGCGGGAcactgcccccagcccagggactcGTGGCTGCTTTGTGTGCTGGCCatggccagagcagcagggctgtcacACTCCCACCTGGTTCTGGTCACTGCCAGGCCCCAGCAGCGCCCGTGcgtgccctgggcagggcaggagcagcacaggagcagttgccaggggctggggaagcaCAGGGGTCAGCCTCAGTGCGGTGACACAGCACGCAtgctgcaggggacagagccaaTGGCACCGGGCATGAGCACCTCTGCAGGGCTCACAGCCTGCAGCATCGGCCCCAagggctgctctgtccctgtccctgcctgcctgatgggcagggctgcaggccTTGGAGAGCAGGGGCCATTGCAGGCACAGATGTCCCAACAGCTGACACCTGGCCCAGCTGGGCCCCACTTGGGGAGGAAGGaggctcccagccccagcatgactgagcagctcctgccttcccctgcctCTTCTCTGAGCCCCACACTGGCTGCCCCAAGAgcccctgggccaggctgtgggagcGCTGCTTTGAACTCACCTGgatctttgaaaaaaataatccaatcAGAAACTTTTCCTAAGAACATTACCTTTTAGCTTTAGATTCGATTAGATTTTCATTATCTTCTGGAACATCAAAGGAAGCATAATGATGccaaaaagaaagtgaaagcaAACCAATAAATGTTCTTCTAGAAAGCAGCATTGCCTGTTTCTTCCTTGAAGGAGTTACCAAACaatgtaacattttaaatactttcagAGATCTAATAGGAAAAAGTATTGGCCCAAAGTCGCAACCTGTTTTTCTGGATAGCAACACGTGATTCAATTCAAGGTCagggtttggtggtttttgtgtGTATCCTTTGAATGCAAGTTGCTTCTTTGCAGGACTTGTTAATAATTTGATTGTGTACTGAAGAGAACATtttcctgtgccctgctggaCAGTGCTGAACAGGCTTGAGAAGGAGCAGGTAGCTGTGTGTATGTGTAACTTGCGAGAGCAGCATcaggagcagtgcccagggcctGGAGAAGCAAATGGGTTCGTGCTGCTGAGGAAAAAGTATTCACAGCCCAGGATTGTCCGGCCAAGCCCTTCTGGTTCCTTCTGGTTTGAGCCCTTGCTGTCAAACGGgttccctgcacagccccaggtgtaGATCCCCAACTTCCCGCTCTTacactgcctcctcctgcctcctgggTAAAGGCACTCCCTGGCATTGCACCAGGCATCCCTCCTAGATCAGTGAAGGCATCGGTTTCCACCACAGGAGACTCTTCCATGGAGACAGGAAAGTGGATGaattcctgctgccccagcatcAGGCAGGTGCAGATTGTTCCTGCTTGTGAGCCCTAGCTCTGTTCCCCAGGGATCCTGCTGATTTTTCTGGAAGTCATTGATCTGGACTTCCAGGAGCATGAATGAGAAAAGTCTACAAGAACTCTTTGTGCTtctctttggattttttccagtgTATTTGCTAGTAGGAAAGCATGGAGCAAACCGGTGAAGTTGCAGTAATGTGGGAAAAGCATCCTCCTGCATTTGACTTCTGAGTGCAGGACTGTTGCAAGCTCTCCTGTCAGACGTACACAGAAAACTGCCATTGAATTCTCTGGGTTTCCACTGAGTCAGTGTAAAAGATGACATTTCTCAGGAGCTAACTATTAATTTTTCCGTTTAATATGAAATACCAAAGTTGTTAGTTCATAGGATGACAGGAAAATTGAAGTTGGGAGGCAGCTGTGGTGGTCTCCAGCTTCATCTCCTGTTCCCAACAGAGATCAGCAGCGGCATCAATTCAGCTTCATCTCAGATTACTCCAGGCAGGTCTTGAGGAAAACATCAGTTCACCAAGAGCAGGTTTTGAATGTCTTCAGTGCAACAGAGTCCACACAAGCTCTCTAGGCAACTGACTGCCAGCGACAGGAGCAGAGATTTGGCCTGGCCGGGCCTGGAGCCCTGGAGTGGCACTGCTTGAGCAACACCTTTGTGCCTACTCGGCCACCCTCGATGGCTGCCCCAGGGTCTGCCATCTGACCCTGCTCTTGCTGCAGGAGTCCCTGCCCTGGTTCTGTGCTGACCAAAGGCCCGGATCCATCTCGGAACGTCAGTTACCAACTTGGCAGCCTGAAGTGGTTGCTGGGGAAGTGAGGCCATGCCTGCCTCGATTTTGGGTGCATGAAGCTGATGTCAGCGTGGCCATTGTGACATAAGTGACCAAGGGCACAAAAGGGAACGCTGGGCTCAGGCCCTGTGTCACTGTAACCTGACAATGGGAGGAGAAGGCggacaggagcagggctcaCGCAGGGCTGACCAGGGAGTAGTGCCCTCGTGGCTCTGGGCCTGTTTTGCGAACTACCCCAACCCTTCTTTCTCCCCCAGAGAGAGGACGAGCACTTGGACAGGACTGTGGCgttcctgcacagggacacatcACTGAAGGGAAGAATGTGTGACAGGAAGCAGGAGGGGCCTGATGCCAGGGAGCCAGGTGAGGGCAAAGCAGCcctcccacagcctggcccaggggcTCTTGGGGCAGCCAGCATGGGGCTCAGAGAAGAggcagggggaggcaggagctgctcagtcatgctggggctgggagcctCCTTCCTCCCAAAGTGAGGCCCAGCTGGTCCAGGTGTCAGCTGTTGGGACACCCGTGCCTGCAATGGCCCCTGCTCTCCAAggcctgcagccctgcccatcaggcaggcagggacagggacagagcagccctTGGGGCCGATGCTGCAGGCTGAGAGCCCTGCAGAGGTGCTCATGCCCGGTGCCAttggctctgtcccctgcagcaTGCGTGCTGTGTCACCGCACTGAGGCTGACCCAGACATCTGCGGGGACAAACTGGAGAAGTTCGGGCTCTGTGCCCACGTGTTCTGCCTGGTGAGTGGCTCTGGTCTCTTGCTCCAGCACTGCAATGGGCACACCATGCCACTCTCTTCTCATCTGCTCCTCCACTCTTCTGCAGTATTTTGCCACTCTGCTTCCTCAACGAGGAAGTGAACGTGCTGGACTCATGGGCTTTCTCCCCCGAGATATCCGTCTTGCAGTCAggcgggcagcagagcaggtgagAGCCTGACAAAAGAGCAGGGAGATTTGTGCCAGGCGAAGTTTGTCTGAGCTTAGCCCAGACACCAGGAGAGAAAGGCTGGCCCGTCCAGCCAGCTGTGGGACAAAGGcgggctcccagcagctccatggaggctctggcacaggagCCTCCTCCaccaggcagctctgtgggctCACACCCAGCAGGGGCCACATCCTgcgccctgcctgcagccatggggctgcctggggaggcCCCGAGGCTGCCGCTGACGGGGCTGCTTGGctcttcccagcactgctgtgtctgtggtcaGAGTGGGGCCACCATCTTGTGCTGCGAGGAAAACTGCGGCAAATGGTTccacctgccctgtgccaagGAGGGCGGCTGTGTCAATGAATACATCACCCCATACAGGTACCTCCTCTTCATTTCTTGCCACCCCTGGGGAGGAGTCTAACAATTCTCATTTTGCCCATCCCTTTTCCCACAGCTCTTTCTGCTCTGAGCATCGTCCACATCAGGACTTGCAGGTGACCCCAGAGCCAGGCACCGAATGCCCCATCTGCATGGAGCCTGTGGAGGACAGAATGTCCTACAGAACAATGGTGTGCCCAGCGTGCAAAAGGGCCTGGTTCCACAGGGACTGCATCCAGGTAGGAACTATGGCCTCAGTCCCGGGGCACAGCAGGtactcagcagcaccagggcctCACTCACACTGCTTCTGTttgccctgcagggacaggccaTGCGCGCTGGTCTGCTATGCTTCCAGTGCCCCCTCTGCAGAGACAGTGAAGAATTCATACTCCAAATGATCATCATGGGGATCCGAGTGCCCTTCAGGTTGGTGTCCTGCCTGGCCTACAAGACAGGAGGCTGCAGATGCTGCActgtgccaggccctgccccagcagtcCTGCCCTGGCCTGTCCCATGAGTCTGGGCTTCAGTTTCACAGAGGACTTGGCAAAGCAgtgggggaagagcagggacaccctgtACCTCCATGAGGGCAGGCAGCAGAAACTCATCATCTTTTCATTTCTCCTACAGACTGCCAACATGGGAGGACAACGACGCCTTTGCAGATCTAGGAGAGAGGCACAGCCAGTGCAATGCCAGGGAATGCCTTTACCCAGGAGgcagggaagaggcagaggaagagggGTGAGTTGAGAAGCTATAACAGGGGTTCCATAGAGAACCAGTGGAATGTCCTGGCAAGGGTTCTATGCATTAAGAACCAGAAGAGCTTGGCCAGACAATACCAAAGTTTCCATTCCAGGGACAATTTGTCTTCAGATCCATGAACCCATTTGCTTCCCCAGGCCCTGGAAACTGCTCCTAtgctcctcctgtgctgctgagggcaCCCACAGGCGCTGCTCTGGCCTTGGAAACCACATAGACAGCTGGGAGTGTGACAGCTGTGCTGGTCTCGGCACAGGTATGAGGCAAAGCACCTGGGTGTCTCTGGTCTGGGGTCAGTGTCCAGGCTGGGCTTGGCAGAGGCTGTCTGCTCCTGGAGGAATGTGGGCACAGCTCTTGCCTGGCCTGCCTTGGGCCTGGGGGGCTTCTGACATTCCTGTGTGTCCTTCCAGGCTCCAGGGATGAGCCAGAGCTCAATGGCCCCAGCCTGACCAGTCAGTCAGGACTGGAGCCTTCTCATGGCTCCCCAGAATCAGGGGCCATCAGGCGCACCTCTCACAGCCCGGTGCCATCGGGTCTGGCTCCCCAGTCTCCAGAGAGCAGTACCCGAAGCAGGACCCaacatgcagcagcacagcattcGCTGCCATCTTCCTCATCAGACGCCAGCTGCCCAAGAACATCAGGGTCAACATACAGCAGTTCCACAGGCCCTGAGGACAGGGCCCATTCCAGACGTGCCGGGCCTGAGTGCAGGCGAAACCGCTCTCGCCAGCAAGGTTGGGCCCCAAATCAATCTGTCCACTCAAGGAGTCGCCgtgacaggagcagcaggagaaaaccAAGGGCTGAGAGGCCCAGGCAAAGGGAGACTCCATCACAGGAATTACCCAGACGCAGCCGCTCTCACGAGCAAGGTCGGGCCGTGAGTCCAGCGGTTCAGACAAGGAATGTCcatgacaggagccacaggacAATGCCAAGGGCTGGCAGGCCCAGGCGAAGGGAGACATCGTCGTGGCCATCCCCCAGACGCAGCCGCTCCCATCTGCAACATCGGGCCGTGAGTCCAGCTGTCTGGTCAAGGCgtgacaggagccacaggacAACATCAAGGCCTGAGAGGCCCAGGCAAACAGAGACACCATCAGGGACATTCCCCAGACGTAGCCGCTCTTGCCTGCAACGTCGGGCCTCCAATCGACGCGCCCGCCCCAGGAGTCGCCGGAACAGGAGCACGAGGACAGCAGCAAGGGCTGAAAGGTCCAGGCGCAGTGGGACACCATCGGGGATGTCCCACAGCAGCAACCGTGCTCGTCAGCAACGTCGGGCCTCAACTTGGACCTCAAACAGCAGCATGTAGTGTCATCTCTTCTTTCCAGTCCATCTGTTCACTGCTGTAAGTGAAGGTGGGAACGGTCAATCCAGTGCCAGGGATTTCAAATTTGCAGGGCTGTGAGAAATCCGTATTAGGTCTTGACATTTCTATTGGCACGAAAGAAGTCTGTGctaagtacagtagtttcaccAATACAAGCCGcataattttgactaaaattttgctcccaaaccggaaatgtggctaatactcaggagcggctaatatgtgaataattttctgacatttccaaccccagacGTGGAAACCGAGGTTCCGAGTCCATCAAcatgccagtaaaagccagcatttcgtgattgttacaaattgttactctgttgcaccacaggtggagcctggctccctggaGCCAGCACAGGGTGGGGGGAGAGAGACGGGAGAggtctctccttccctcctctgccgcagcccgggggagagacgggggggtcccgtgctgccatccccgcggcctgTGGGGCAAGCGGGGAGCTCCTGCCCCCAcccgccgtggcaggagcaggcaggttccGTCCCGACCCGCCactgccgcggcaggagcaggcacgctgcgtccccgcctgccgccgctgccgttggagcgaggggggctccgtccctgcctgccactgcagggcagcgccgggccgggctgaccgagcccagcggtggcggcggccggccccgagcggctccgccgagcagcagcgccgagctgggccaaCTGGCtccgtcggcagccccgagcgggccgaaccggcacagccttagctgagccattaaaccccaccctgctgcggttctgttactaatgggcaactttgttgcacgcgggtcctcgctgcaaaggacagagcagcttatactcgggtgcgacttatttatggacaaagaacgaaatgtttgccaacaaccggagatgcggcttatagtccgtgtggcttgtattcgtgaatttactgtacattgagTTCTATGATGTTGCCGTGTATTCAGTGAAAAGTCACTTAAGGATGTGGCTAATTAAAAAGGACTCTGGTTCCTGCCTTTAGACTCCAACCTCAGATGTTTTCCTACTGCTTACCCTTAAAAATCAATTTCTCCTTTATGGGCTTGGATGTGTTTAGGGAGACATGAAGAGCAAGGATGCTCTCAGGGAAAGTGTCTTTGGAAAGGACGTGTGCTGTGCTGCTATCCTTGAACAATCTCATTTCAGTAAAGccaaaaggaagaagaaagaagagagcaAGACACTGCCTCAAATGTCTGAAGAAATAGATGATGATATGGCTGCTGATTTAAAAGACTTGTTTGGACCttcaaacaaaaaccagaaaggaCTGTGGAAATACCCTGGGACAATGAGGATGTGCAGGATTCTGCCCCAGATATCTGACTTCATTTAGGAACCAGTCATTTTATTTCTCGTattatttcctttgaaaactgtcatccttgttttgtttctcaccTAGTTATTTCTTTTAACCCTATATACTTCCATTTTGTTTCTTATGCTATTTCATTTTCACTCCTGTACACATTTATATTATCTTgttatcttttaattttgtttcagtgttaactaaaaaaaaataaattaaaaaaaaaaaagctggcttttta
This genomic interval from Catharus ustulatus isolate bCatUst1 chromosome 13, bCatUst1.pri.v2, whole genome shotgun sequence contains the following:
- the LOC117002577 gene encoding PHD finger protein 7-like, with the protein product MAPALQGLQPCPSGRQGQGQSSPWGRCCRLRALQRCSCPVPLALSPAACVLCHRTEADPDICGDKLEKFGLCAHVFCLYFATLLPQRGSERAGLMGFLPRDIRLAVRVGPPSCAARKTAANGSTCPVPRRAAVSMNTSPHTGTSSSFLATPGEESNNSHFAHPFSHSSFCSEHRPHQDLQVTPEPGTECPICMEPVEDRMSYRTMVCPACKRAWFHRDCIQGQAMRAGLLCFQCPLCRDSEEFILQMIIMGIRVPFRLPTWEDNDAFADLGERHSQCNARECLYPGGREEAEEEGPWKLLLCSSCAAEGTHRRCSGLGNHIDSWECDSCAGLGTGMRQSTWVSLVWGQCPGWAWQRLSAPGGMWAQLLPGLPWAWGASDIPVCPSRLQG
- the LOC117002578 gene encoding uncharacterized protein LOC117002578 — its product is MVSHCAWTFQPLLLSSCSCSGDSWGGRVDWRPDVAGKSGYVWGMSLMVSLFAWASQALMLSCGSCHALTRQLDSRPDVADGSGCVWGMATTMSPFAWACQPLALSCGSCHGHSLSEPLDSRPDLARESGCVWVIPVMESPFAWASQPLVFSCCSCHGDSLSGQIDLGPNLAGESGFACTQARHVWNGPCPQGLWNCCMLTLMFLGSWRLMRKMAANAVLLHVGSCFGYCSLETGEPDPMAPGCERCA